Proteins from a single region of Murdochiella vaginalis:
- a CDS encoding LCP family protein, producing the protein MNKFKKAVIFFGVILYVCFGAIFFVHHFLPLKERLLLVGIFFILNLLLMIGFVFGKKGSAAAAGALLFVIMSAEAVSGYYVWSSIQALDAVSNKPSQNGDESREKPDAPQTQEELAKPFYVYLSGKDTNGSLEKTSRSDVNMILTVNPGTHVVHITTIPRDSYMRIAGKGNDRYDKLTHAGNYGVQTSEETLENFFGIKIKYHMMVNFDSIVGIVDALDGVEVENSEEFKAQGYRFKTGRIHLDGKQALVFARERYGLGDGELARGRNHVRIIKALIERASSPAILMNYPAILQVIAKEVSTNMPRQTMVDYINYQIANNKKWKISSSQLQCFGTMGLPSYQMPGSRLFMFLPSQESKRDILKLMQLVMDGKPLPSQTSKSYSIHEEDYADLPIYDIDDYLNGRGPSFGGPMDTPSEEPSYTTPNEENSTIENRQPSVESAASENNNEPASSPTTSDREPTNPEVQNGNNSEKTESY; encoded by the coding sequence ATGAATAAATTCAAAAAAGCAGTCATTTTTTTTGGCGTGATTCTTTATGTGTGCTTTGGCGCCATCTTTTTTGTACATCACTTTTTACCACTTAAGGAACGCCTGCTGTTAGTCGGCATTTTTTTCATCCTGAATCTATTGCTGATGATCGGTTTTGTCTTTGGGAAAAAAGGCTCGGCCGCTGCTGCCGGTGCGTTACTGTTTGTGATCATGTCGGCAGAGGCAGTCAGCGGCTACTACGTCTGGTCTTCTATTCAGGCACTCGATGCCGTTTCCAACAAACCCTCTCAGAATGGGGATGAAAGCCGCGAAAAGCCTGATGCGCCGCAAACACAGGAAGAATTGGCAAAGCCATTTTATGTTTATCTCAGCGGTAAAGATACCAATGGCTCGCTGGAAAAGACGTCTCGTAGCGATGTCAATATGATCCTTACGGTCAATCCGGGAACACACGTGGTGCATATTACGACGATTCCTCGAGACTCCTATATGCGTATAGCCGGGAAAGGCAACGATCGATACGACAAGCTGACACATGCCGGCAATTACGGCGTACAGACCTCGGAAGAGACATTGGAAAACTTCTTCGGCATCAAAATCAAGTATCATATGATGGTCAATTTTGATTCCATCGTCGGTATTGTCGATGCGCTTGACGGCGTGGAGGTTGAAAACTCAGAAGAATTTAAAGCCCAGGGATATCGATTCAAAACCGGAAGAATTCACTTGGACGGTAAGCAGGCTCTCGTTTTTGCACGCGAGCGCTATGGTCTTGGCGATGGAGAATTGGCACGCGGCCGCAATCATGTGCGTATCATAAAAGCACTTATTGAACGCGCCTCATCCCCGGCCATTCTGATGAATTATCCTGCCATTTTGCAGGTTATTGCGAAAGAAGTTTCCACTAACATGCCTCGTCAGACCATGGTGGACTACATCAACTATCAAATTGCCAATAATAAGAAATGGAAGATCTCCTCTTCTCAGCTCCAGTGCTTTGGGACGATGGGCCTTCCTTCCTATCAGATGCCGGGTTCGCGACTGTTTATGTTCCTGCCCAGTCAAGAAAGCAAACGCGATATTCTAAAGCTCATGCAATTGGTCATGGATGGTAAGCCGCTGCCTTCCCAGACCTCCAAGAGTTATTCCATTCATGAAGAGGATTATGCGGATCTTCCTATATATGATATCGATGACTATCTGAATGGCAGAGGCCCGTCCTTTGGCGGCCCCATGGACACACCCTCCGAGGAGCCATCTTATACAACACCCAACGAGGAGAATAGTACGATCGAAAACAGGCAACCTTCCGTGGAAAGTGCGGCATCAGAAAATAACAACGAACCCGCCTCGTCTCCTACTACGAGTGATCGGGAACCGACTAATCCGGAAGTACAGAACGGTAACAATTCTGAAAAAACAGAAAGTTATTAA
- a CDS encoding NAD(P)H-dependent glycerol-3-phosphate dehydrogenase, with translation MNIAVLGAGTWGSALARLLAKNGHAVTLWSKFPEEVKWMEKTHRHPHLGDAEMPATLCFTADLEKAVCEKELVVFAVPSPYVRATTEEAAPFLSADQILVDVAKGIEKDTGLTLTGVMEDVLTHKRPKERFAFVALSGPTHAEEVAKDLPSAIVSASLDDGAAKRVQDAFMNEQFRVYTNRDIHGVELCGALKNIIALAAGISDGLGFGDNAKAAIITRGMAEMTRLGLALGCSPETFAGLAGYGDLIVTATSVHSRNHQCGELIGRGFSPEEAVREVGQVVEGMNALPAARALADRYEVQMPLADALNDVLCGADVRSTVFSLMTRDKKTEFHPN, from the coding sequence ATGAACATTGCTGTTTTAGGCGCCGGAACATGGGGAAGTGCGCTTGCACGTCTCTTAGCAAAGAACGGGCATGCCGTAACCTTGTGGTCGAAATTTCCCGAGGAAGTGAAGTGGATGGAAAAAACGCATCGTCATCCGCATTTGGGAGATGCGGAAATGCCGGCAACGCTTTGCTTCACTGCGGATTTGGAGAAGGCGGTTTGTGAAAAAGAGCTGGTCGTCTTCGCCGTGCCCTCACCCTATGTGCGTGCAACCACCGAAGAGGCGGCCCCATTTCTATCAGCTGACCAGATTCTGGTGGATGTGGCCAAAGGAATAGAAAAAGACACGGGCTTGACGTTGACCGGCGTAATGGAGGATGTGTTGACGCACAAGAGACCAAAGGAGCGTTTCGCATTTGTCGCATTATCCGGACCGACGCATGCCGAGGAAGTGGCAAAAGATCTGCCTTCGGCAATTGTATCCGCCAGTCTTGACGATGGCGCGGCCAAGCGCGTGCAAGACGCTTTCATGAACGAGCAATTTCGGGTGTATACGAATCGGGACATTCACGGTGTGGAACTTTGCGGTGCGTTAAAAAACATTATTGCTCTCGCGGCGGGAATTTCGGATGGCCTCGGTTTCGGTGACAATGCGAAAGCTGCAATCATTACGCGTGGGATGGCGGAGATGACGCGCCTGGGCCTTGCTCTTGGCTGTTCGCCGGAAACCTTCGCGGGACTTGCCGGATATGGGGATTTAATCGTAACGGCCACCTCGGTTCATAGCCGCAATCATCAGTGCGGAGAGCTCATCGGCCGGGGCTTTTCTCCGGAAGAAGCGGTGCGTGAGGTCGGACAGGTGGTGGAAGGAATGAATGCTTTGCCGGCTGCCCGTGCGCTGGCGGATCGTTACGAGGTACAGATGCCTCTTGCCGACGCACTCAACGATGTCCTTTGCGGTGCGGATGTGCGTTCGACGGTTTTTTCACTCATGACGCGTGATAAAAAAACAGAATTCCACCCGAATTAG
- a CDS encoding IMP dehydrogenase yields MAIYLKEPSRTFSEYLLIPGYSSSECRVENVNLATPLVRFRRGEEPEHTLNIPMVSAVMQSVSNDTLAIALAREGGLSFIYGSQSPESQAAMVANVKGYKAGFVPSDANISPEKTLEDVLQLKQKTGHSTMAVTEDGTQHGKLVGIVTSRDYRVSRMDPATPVREFMTPFADLIFGQEGMTLKEANDVIWEKKLNALPIIDHHQRLLYFVFRKDYDSHKENPQELLDAKKRLKVGAGINTRDYETRVPLLVEAGADVLCIDSSEGFSEWQKKTIEWIREHYGNTVKVGAGNVVDGEGFRFLADCGADFIKIGIGGGSICITRETKGIGRGQATAVMDVAQARDEYYKETGIYVPICSDGGIVYDYHMTLALAMGADFVMLGRYFARFDESPTAKVNVNGSSMKEYWGEGSARARNWQRYDLGGAAHLQFEEGVDSYVPYAGALKDNVGISLHKIKATMCNCGALSIAELHEKAKLTLVSSTSIVEGGAHDVMLKSNRSQMN; encoded by the coding sequence ATGGCGATCTATCTGAAAGAACCATCTCGTACATTTAGCGAATATCTGTTGATCCCCGGCTATTCATCCAGTGAATGCCGTGTGGAAAATGTCAATCTGGCGACTCCCCTGGTTCGTTTTCGTCGAGGCGAAGAGCCGGAACACACGTTAAACATTCCGATGGTATCCGCCGTCATGCAGTCCGTTTCCAATGATACACTGGCTATCGCATTGGCTCGTGAAGGCGGCCTTTCTTTTATATATGGATCGCAATCCCCCGAGAGTCAGGCGGCCATGGTCGCGAATGTCAAGGGATACAAGGCAGGCTTTGTACCCAGTGATGCCAATATCTCTCCGGAGAAAACGCTGGAAGATGTCCTGCAATTAAAACAGAAAACCGGTCACTCCACGATGGCGGTGACGGAAGACGGAACACAGCATGGAAAACTGGTCGGTATCGTGACCAGCCGCGACTATCGCGTTTCCCGCATGGATCCTGCCACGCCGGTTCGTGAATTCATGACACCGTTTGCGGATCTGATTTTCGGTCAAGAGGGCATGACCCTGAAAGAAGCTAACGACGTCATCTGGGAGAAAAAACTGAATGCTTTGCCCATTATTGACCATCATCAGCGACTGCTCTACTTTGTATTCCGTAAAGACTACGACAGCCATAAAGAGAACCCGCAGGAATTATTGGATGCGAAAAAGCGCTTAAAGGTCGGCGCAGGAATCAACACGCGCGACTATGAGACACGCGTTCCGCTATTAGTAGAAGCGGGAGCCGATGTGCTCTGCATTGACTCCAGCGAAGGCTTCAGTGAATGGCAAAAGAAAACCATTGAGTGGATTCGTGAGCACTATGGCAATACGGTAAAAGTCGGCGCCGGCAATGTAGTAGACGGCGAAGGATTCCGTTTCCTGGCGGATTGCGGAGCGGATTTCATCAAAATCGGCATTGGCGGCGGTTCCATCTGTATTACTCGTGAAACCAAGGGCATTGGCCGCGGACAGGCCACCGCTGTAATGGATGTTGCGCAAGCACGCGACGAATACTACAAAGAAACCGGCATCTATGTTCCCATCTGTTCCGACGGCGGTATCGTCTATGACTATCACATGACACTGGCGCTGGCCATGGGAGCGGACTTCGTCATGCTCGGCCGTTATTTTGCGCGCTTTGATGAGTCCCCGACGGCAAAGGTGAACGTTAACGGCTCCTCCATGAAGGAATACTGGGGAGAAGGCAGTGCACGTGCCCGCAACTGGCAACGCTATGATCTGGGTGGTGCAGCGCATCTCCAATTTGAAGAGGGCGTCGATTCCTATGTTCCCTACGCCGGCGCGCTGAAAGACAATGTGGGTATCTCCCTGCATAAAATAAAAGCAACGATGTGCAATTGCGGAGCCCTTTCCATTGCTGAGCTGCACGAAAAGGCGAAACTGACCCTCGTCTCATCCACCTCCATTGTGGAAGGCGGTGCGCATGACGTGATGCTAAAGTCGAATCGGTCGCAAATGAACTAA
- a CDS encoding biotin--[acetyl-CoA-carboxylase] ligase: MTTKEKLLAYFEAHRGKFYSGQQLAENLGVSRTAIWKGVQSLREEGYAISAVTNRGYSFSEDTDILSAQGIRKYLSNPSLVDLTVLPVVTSTNLLLKEKADAGAPQGTCVIAGQQTKGRGRRQRSFYSPANTGVYLSLLLRPTNRLLSETVHITTMAAVAMCEAIESISEQNASIKWVNDIFLGDKKVCGILTEASLNMENGRVAYAVLGAGVNVYVPEGGFPEEVKNVATALFSSPQKDAKNRLAASFLQRFFAYYEQEDSHRYVEEYRRRCFVLGKAVQIWRGDKKSDAYAVDIDEACHLLVRYADGSEEALSSGEVSVRMDE; encoded by the coding sequence ATGACAACGAAGGAAAAGTTGCTTGCCTATTTTGAAGCGCATCGCGGCAAATTTTATTCGGGACAGCAGTTGGCGGAGAATTTGGGCGTCTCTCGCACGGCGATCTGGAAGGGTGTGCAATCGCTGCGAGAAGAAGGCTATGCCATTAGCGCTGTCACGAACCGCGGTTATAGCTTTTCCGAAGACACGGACATTCTTTCTGCACAGGGAATCCGTAAATATCTATCGAACCCTTCTTTGGTAGATTTGACCGTGCTCCCGGTGGTAACCTCGACGAATCTCTTGCTGAAAGAAAAGGCGGATGCAGGCGCGCCGCAAGGCACTTGTGTCATCGCGGGACAACAGACCAAGGGGAGAGGACGACGTCAGCGTTCCTTTTATTCGCCGGCGAATACCGGAGTGTATCTCAGCCTTCTGCTTCGTCCTACGAATCGTCTTTTGTCGGAAACCGTACATATTACGACCATGGCAGCAGTTGCAATGTGCGAAGCGATCGAAAGTATCAGCGAACAGAACGCATCGATAAAATGGGTGAACGACATCTTTTTGGGAGATAAAAAAGTATGCGGAATTTTAACGGAAGCGTCATTGAACATGGAAAACGGCCGCGTTGCCTATGCGGTGTTGGGCGCAGGGGTGAACGTTTATGTTCCCGAAGGCGGCTTTCCCGAAGAGGTTAAAAATGTGGCGACGGCACTTTTCTCTTCTCCGCAAAAGGATGCTAAAAATCGCCTGGCGGCCTCCTTTTTGCAACGCTTTTTTGCGTACTATGAGCAGGAGGACAGCCATCGCTATGTGGAGGAATATCGTCGTCGGTGTTTTGTTCTCGGTAAAGCCGTCCAGATTTGGCGAGGGGATAAAAAGAGCGATGCCTATGCTGTCGATATTGATGAAGCGTGTCATCTTCTAGTGCGCTATGCAGACGGAAGCGAAGAAGCCCTTTCCTCCGGGGAAGTGAGCGTGCGTATGGATGAGTAG